In Flammeovirgaceae bacterium, the sequence ATATATCATTCAGAAAACTTTAATACCGAACTGAAAGCGGACCGCTCGCCATTAACTATGGCCGACAAGCGGGCGCACTCAACTATTCTTTCTGCGCTGGCCGAAGCCAACATACCGGTGTTGAGTGAGGAGGGAAAGGATGTTCCGTATGAGCTACGCAGAAACTGGGAATACCTTTGGCTGGTTGATCCACTTGATGGCACCAAAGAATTTTTAAAGCGCAATGGTGAGTTTACCGTAAACATTGCTCTTATACATAACCAGCGCCCGGTACTTGGTGTGGTGGCCGTTCCGGTAAGCGGAGATGTGTATTATGCAGCCGAAGGCAACGGAGCTTTTGTAAAGCGAAACGGAAAGGCCATTCAATTGCCAAAGAGGTCACCGGTTAACCTGATGCAACCCGGCATCCGGGTTGTGGCATCGCGGTCGCACCTGAATGATGAGACGAAAGCGTTTATTGATTCATTGAATAACCCCACGCTGGTATCAAAAGGCAGCAGCCTGAAGTTTATGCTGCTGGCCGAAGGCATAGCCGATGTTTATCCGCGGTTTGCCCCCACGATGGAGTGGGATACTGCCGCAGCGCATACTATTGTGCGGGAGGTGGGCCTCTGCGTTCTTCAGAGAGATGCTGAGACGGAACTGGTTTACAATAAACCGGATTTGATAAACCCGCATTTTATTTCTGCTTAGGATACAAACGCCTCACAGAATTTTTCGGGAGTATATACAGGAAGTTCAGTCGCAGCAAATTTTCTGTAATCCCGAATGTTGCGGGTCAGGAAGAAATCTGCTGAGGCTTGTAATGCGGTAAAATACTGTAAACCATCTTCTTTGTCTTTAAAAGAGGATTCTAACGCGCGCAAAATACATGATTTGCCACTCTGAACTATTCCAGTGGCCTGAACAAAATCGATAAGTCTGGATTTTCCATCCTTGAGTTTGTATATGTCGAACGTTAAGTAAATAAGATTAGCAATACTGATCTCAGAAATCAGTAGCTGTACCCGGTGCTGTGCGGCCAGTTTGAGTACATTGACAGATGACTCAAAAAAAGGTTCACGCTTCGAAATGATATCGAAGGCAACATCGGTATCAAGGAACACATCAGGAATACTTGCCGGCAACATGTTTTCTAAGAAGTTCTTTATCCTTCAAAGATTTTACCGGTTTGGCTGCCTTAAGTCTTCGAAGAAGTCGTTCGGCTGCCCGTTGCGGCTCCGATTTTACAGAAGCCTGTCCGGTATCAAAAAAATCTTCAAAAAGCTGGGAGATGGATTTTCCGGTACGCCTGGAATATCGCTTAGCTTGGTCAATAACACTTTTACGAACCGTTAAAGTTAATTTTGTTTTCATACAACACGTGTGGTAATCAAATATACGTGTACCCATAACAAGGAGCAAGACTGGCCGGGTTTTTCGTTCTGAGAATAACCCAAAACATGTACATTTGTGGGGTTTACTGCAAGAATATGGGTAAGAAGCAACGCGTTTTGATTACCGGTGGTGCCGGTTTCCTCGGCTCCCACTTGTGCGACCGGTTTATAAAGGAAGGTTTTCATGTCATCGCTATGGATAACCTGATTACCGGTGACCTGCGAAATATTGAACACCTCTTTAAACATCCCGACTTTGAATTTTACCACCACGATGTCTCCACCTTTGTACACGTGCCGGGCGAACTGCACTACATCCTGCACTTTGCCTCACCGGCCAGCCCCATTGACTACCTGAAAATTCCTATCCAGACGTTAAAAGTGGGTTCGCTCGGAATCCACAACCTGCTGGGTCTGGCGCGGGTAAAAAAATCACGGATACTGATTGCTTCTACCTCCGAAGTGTATGGCGATCCGCTGGTACATCCGCAACCCGAAGAGTACTATGGCAACGTAAACCCGGTTGGCCCCCGCGGGGTGTATGACGAAGCCAAGCGTTTTCAGGAGGCGATGACGATGGCGTACCACACCTTCCACGGATTGGATACCCGCATCGCGCGAATCTTTAATACCTACGGTCCGCGTATGCGATTAAATGATGGCCGGGTATTGCCGGCATTTATAGGGCAGGCCCTGCGGGGAGAAGATCTGACTGTATTTGGCGATGGCTCGCAGACCCGATCGTTCTGTTTTATCGATGACCAGGTTGAAGGATTGTTCCGTCTGCTTATGTCGGACTACCACCTGCCGGTGAACATCGGCAATCCGGAGGAGATCACAATTATGGATTTTGCAACGGAAATTATAAAGCTAACGGGTACACCCCAGAAAATTATCACCAAACCCCTCCCGGTTGACGACCCTAAGCAACGCCAGCCCGATATCAGCAAGGCAAAGGAAATTCTTGGTTGGGAACCCAAAGTATCGCGGGCCGATGGGTTGAGGATTACCTACGAGTTTTTCAAGTCGCTGCCCAAGGAGATTTTGTTTGAGCGGGAGAATAAGAGTTTTGAAAAGTATATAAGGTAATATTTCTCTGCACATCAAATCATTGATTACCTCTCTTTGATGCCCCGAATTAAGGTATATTCCTATATTTGTAGCTCAATTTTTAATAAGACCCTGATGATGAGGATTTTTTGGTGGTTGTTTTGTTCCTCCCTGCTGTTCAGTTCCTGCGTTACCAACAAGAAGTACGTACTCCTGCAAAAAGATGATGTGAATAAAAAGGATTTACCCAAGGATACTGTGGTAAGGACATATGATTTAAAAATGTACGAATACCGTATTCAACCCGAGGACAATCTTTCAGTGAGGTTTGAGAGCCTGACGCCTGAAGAGTTCGATATTTTTAATCGGAGCATTCAAGGTAACACGAATTTCAATCTTACTCAGGGTAATGCCCTCCTGATAGGTGAATTGGTTGACCCGAATGGGGAGATCAGTTATCCGGTTATAGGTAAAGTAAAAGTTGCAGGGTTAACCGTATATGAGGCACAGGATAAATTACAGAAACTGGCCGATGAATATCTCAAGTCTCCCGTTGTAAAAGTGCGACTGATAAATTTTCGTTTTACCATTCTGGGCGAGGTAAAACAGGAGGGTACTGTTACCCTTCCAAATAACCGCGTTAATTATATAGAAGCAATTGGATTGGCTGGGGGGCTTACCGACCTGGCGGATAAACGAAACATTAAACTTATCAGGCAGGTAAATGGAAAAGCAGAAGTACGCTATATTGACCTACTGGATGAAGATTTTGTAAATAGACCGGAGTATTTCGTTTATCAAAATGACATACTTATTGTGCCCTCCCTGAGGCAGCGACCGTACCAGACTTACTTTGGTAAGAATCTTTCATTATTCATATCCTCACTCTCATTGTTTCTTATCACTATAACATTAATTAACTCGATTGATTAATGGCTGAGTCATTTTTAGAACAGGATATCCGTCAGTCCCCTCAAAGCACTACACTTGATTATAAGCGGGTGCTTTACCGGGCACTACAGTTTTGGTACCTAATTGTTTTATCTATTGTAGTAGCTGTTAGTATAGCTTTTTTATACAATCGTTACTCAGTACCTGTTTTTGAGATTAACGCGTCTATTATAATCCGAGAAACTCAGGAGCCCAGTGAAGGTAAATTTCTTTACAACAATCCAATTGTAAGTCCATACAGGAATTACTACAATGAGATTTATATCATTCGTTCTATTCCATTGATTGAACGGGTTATTGATAGTCTTAATTTCGGGGTTCTCTTTTACCGTCAAGGTAAAGTTCTTACCATTGATGCCTATCACCATGTGCCCGTTGAAGCTAAAGTGATTGCAGGTGCAGAAAACGGATCGCACGCTTTTGATCTTACAATTATTAATGAAAGCCAATTTATTCTGTCCGTTGATAATCAGGTTACATATCAATTTGGTGATACAATAACTATTGATAATTTGAAATTTATCATTGTTCGCAAAAATGGCCGTAAACTTGAAACCTATTATAACGATCCCTTTTTGTTAACTATCCACAGTACGTTGGCTGTTTCACGAAGCTATGCATCAAGGCTCGAAGCAAAATGGGCTGAACAAGGTGCTTCTGTAGTAAATCTGCGCATCCTGGGTCAGAACCAACAACGGGAACTTGATTTTATGCGCGAACTTATTTCTGCCTATCAGTACTATGACCTTGAAAAGAAAAATCAAACAGCTACCCGAGCTATACGATTTATTGATCATCAATTATCATCAATTCGCGATTCTTTGCGTTTTTTTGAGATACAGCTCGAAAAGTTTAAAGACAAAAATGTGGTTACTGACCTGGGCACGGAAGCCCTCAGGGTTTTTCAAAAACTTGAACAACTTGAAACCCAAAAAACAGCCATTTTGATAAATGAGAATTACTATAAATACCTTCGTGATTACCTAAGTAAGAGCACAAATCATGATCAAGTAATTCTGCCAACTTCTGTTGGTATACAAGATCCAGTACTTACCAACCTGGTAGCCAGTATGGTTGAATTGCAACTCGAAGTTAAACTTTATGGTGATGTTGACCGTATGCGTAATCCATTTATTGCGGACAAACAGTCCCGGTTGAGCGCCATTAAAAGAGACATTCTGGAATCACTTGCCTCACTAGAGGCAACAGATAAAATCAAATCCGACCAGTTAAACAAGCAGATAAGTGATGCCGAGAAACAACTGGCCTACCTTCCCGCTGCCGAGCGGCAACTGGTTACCATCCAGCGCAACTACACATTGCTTGAAAACCTATATGTTTTTCTGATGCAAAGAAAATCTGAGGCTGAAATATCCAAAGAATCTAACGTGACAGATATTCAGGTAGTAAATGACCCTCAGGTTAGCGGCCCTATTTCGCCTAAAAAAGTTCAGAATTATACAATTGCTTTTGCTGGCGGATTAATTTTGCCGTTTGCATTATTCATACTGTTTGAAATTATGAATACTCGGGTTCAATCGAAAGAAGATATTGAGAAGATTACACACATGCCGTTTATAGGCGGAGTTGGCCATAATACCACTGAAGGTAACCTGATTGTCTACGAGAAGCCAAAGTCTGCTGTGGCCGAATCATTCCGTGCACTCAGGTCCAACATTGGTTATTTTACAGGATACCAGGATAAAAAGATAATCCTCATCACCAGTTCTATCAGTGGTGAAGGCAAAACCTTTACATCCGTTAACCTGGCTACTGTGCTTTCACTTTCCGGAAAAAAAACCGTTATTATAGGTGCCGATATGCGAAAGCCTAGGCTTTATACTGATTTTAAACTAGAGAACAATATCGGTTTAAGCAATTACCTTGCTGGTATAGCCAATTTAAAAGAAATTGTTCAGCCAACACCTATTGAAAACCTGTACTTACTCAGCAGTGGCCCCGTGCCTCCCAATCCGAGTGAATTATTAATGCGCCCTAAACTTGCTGATCTTTTCGGAGGACTTTTAAAGGAGTATGATTATGTGATTATTGATTCCCCTCCCATTAACCTGATTGCCGATGCTTTTGAATTGGCTAAGTATGCGCACCATACTCTCTATGTAGTGCGTCAGAATTACACACCAAAGGAAGCACTAAGGATGGTTGCCGACTATTACGGAGATGGCCGGTTGAGAAATATCAGTGTCGTATTGAATGATATTTTTAAATCAGGGCTAGGATACGGTTACGGATACGGTTATGGTTACGGCTATAGCTATAATTACTATGGATATGGTTATCACAGTAAAGTCCAAGATAATTATTACGAAGATTAAGTGCCCATTGTAAATGGTTACGACCCTGATAAAGCGTCATAAGGAATTTATAAAATTGGTTTATGTCCGTTACCGTAAACCAATTCTGGCCGTTTACCAGACACTTCACCGGTTTGGCAAAAGCCGAAAATGTTATGTTTGCGGAGAGACATTCGGGCGGTTTACCCGATATAAAGGCGGTTCCGCTTTTTTTCCGGAATGGATATCCATGTTGCAAATGGTAGGTAGCGATGTAGATAATTTCGGCTGCCCGTATTGTAATTCTTTTGATCGGGAACGACATTTATTCATGTATTTCGATAATCTTAATTTGTGGCTTCAGATTAAGAACTGCAACGTACTACATTTTGCACCTGAAGCCCATCTTTCTAAACGAATTGAAAGAGAAGGCCCTGCCATGTACATTAAAGCTGATTTGTTTCCTGCAAACGAGTCTATTAGCAAAGAAGATGCTACCGACATTTCGTTTTCAGACAATACGTTTGATATAGTAATTGCCAACCACGTTTTAGAACATATTCCTGATTATGAGAAGGCGTTAAGGGAAATTTGGAGAGTGCTTAAACCGGGAGGTACTGCGATTTTGCAGACCCCTTTTTCAAATGTGCTAAAGAATAATTTTGAAGACGCGGGTATTAATACCCCGACCTTGCGGTCGTATTTTTATGCCCAGCATGATCACGTACGTGTATTTGGTAAAGTTCAGTTATTCAGGTCGATGAAAAAAGCTGGATTCATTTTTCGGATTGCCCACCATAATGACCTGTTTCGTAGTGAAGAGGCCTATTACTATGGGGTAAATGCCTTCGAAGACTTACTGAGGCTTGTAAAGCCGGAAAAATAATTCAGCTACATTCTGATTGTAACTTGGAATTATGAATATTGATCAGTTTCTTGTTAAAGTTAAATCAGCAATTCAGAAAAATCTGGAAGGTGTAATTGCGCTAAGAGACCGAAGATCGCTTAAAGATGATTTAAGTTATGTTACCGATGGCGATTTATTTGTTCAATCTCTTATTCTAGATATTCTAAAGGAGGAATCAAAGGTAACGATTGTAACAGAGGAAAGTCAAGCAGAGGTAAGCCACAAAGAGGAGGAGGGGTTTATTGTTGTAATTGATCCAATTGATGGAACAGAAAATTTTACCTCAGGATTAGCCGAATGGGGGGTTTCGATTGCCTGCTTTTTGGATTACCAGCATGTCGGCTCACTTCTTGGTTGCCCTGAGTTGAACCTTTGGCTTAAGACGGGTGATAACGTTGAAAGGTTTAACTCCAGAATCCGGGGTTTATCTAGCTCCTTAACATTGGACGAACTTGTTAAAGCAACACAGGGTCACGAGTACAGAATCTTGGGTTGTTGCGTTTACAACATGATCAATGTAATTCGCGGATCGTTTTTATCTTTCGAAAATCCAAAAGGCGCAAATAGCTGGGATATCTTGGCAGGACTTAATTTAGCGTTAGAGAATAATTTAATAGTAGAAGTTGATGACAAGCCGTATACTGGAGAATATCTTCAGGCAAATAGAAAGTACCGATTCCGCGTGGAGCACCGATAATGTATTCATTATCGGTAAAGGCCCAAGCATAGATGAACTGGAAGGTTTTGAACTACCACCCGGTTTAGTTATTAATATTAACGATTCTGAAAAGATCATTCAGGGGCATATTGGAGTTTTTAGCGCTAACTGGGTTCGTCACAGCCTAAAAGAACACGGGTTTAAATGTTGTTATTACCTTGCAGGAAAACCACTACCTGTTCAGGTTCCGCATGATTTGGTTTTACCTATCCCGCTTGAAATTGATTCGGAAGAATTGATTCTTTATCGTTTTGGAATGGAGGAGTATTATGATGAAGGATTTGTTTTGCTTAATGCCCTTAAAATATGCCGGCAACTCTCCAGTCACTTTAAGAAGAAATTGAATATTTACCTGCTAGGATTTGATTTCTCAACAGCTAAAGGTGAAGTTAGTAAAAACCTTGGAGTTGATTATGCGAAAGAATCAGAGCCCGACAGGGAATTGGTAGTTCATTCGCAAGAATATGATTACCTGCAATTGGTGAAGTTCTTTCAGGATAATCCGGTACTTCATCTTTTACATGTGGGCAATAAGGAATATAGTAAATTGACAACTTCCCAGTTCAAAGAAAAATTCTCCTCGAGAATTGCAATACCTGCAAAAGCAGAAACTGAGCCGAAGCGAGTACCCGAGAATACCGTATTGATTGTGGCTGAACTAACCAATAATCACCTAGGTGATACCCAGCGATTAGTGGAAATGGTTGAACGGGCAAAGGAGGCCGGGGCCGACTTGATAAAAATTCAGAAACGTGATGTGGATACATTTTATTCGGCTGAGAAATTAAGCAGTTATTATTGGTCTCCTTTTGGTAAAACTCTGGGCGATTATCGGAAAGGAGTTGAACTGGATGAAGAAAAATTAGAAATTCTAGATAAGACCTGTCGGTCATTGAAGATTGACTGGTTCTGTTCGGTACTCGATTTTCCTTCATTTGAAATAATCAGGAAGTTTAACCCTAAGTTGATAAAAATACCCTCAACAATATCCAATCATCATGAATTTCACCAACAAGTTGCCCGTGCTTATAATGGACCCATCGTAATATCGACAGGGTATACCGATCAGCGGTATGAGGATTATGTGCTAGAAACTTTTGCAGGTAATGAAAAAATTTACTTGCTTCATTGCGTTTCAGCATACCCAACCCCTCTTCACGATTGTAACGTTTCAGTTGTTAGGCACTATGCGGAGCTGGCCAAAAAGTACCCATCACTTATTCCTGGGTATTCAAGTCACGATATTGGATCGTTTGGTTCTATGCTCGCTGTGGCCAGTGGAGCAAAAATGATTGAAAAGCACGTAAAACTGGGAGATGTGAACTGGGTGCACTTTGATAAAGTAGCCCTTGATTTGAAAACGGATACCTTTAAAAAGTTTGTTAAAGACATCCGAAGCACTGAACTGGCGCTTGGCTCACCTGTTAAGAGGGTGCTTCCTTCCGAACATCATAAATATGAGGTGGTAAATCCTAAAAGGGTTTAAAATGAAACGAAAAATTAAGGCATTGATTCCGGTGCGTTCAGGCTCGTTGCGTGTTGAAAATAAAAATATCAGGCCTTTTTGCGGAAGTACCTTGCTTGAAATCAGGGTAAGGCAATTGCTGTCTTTATCGTTTTTGGATGGCGTTGTTGTAAGTTCAAACGATTCAGAAATGCTCCGAATTGCCCGCTCAATGGGGGCAGAAACGCATCAACGTGATCCCTATTTCGCATCGAATACGGTGTCAATGAGTGAAGTGTACGAGAACATGGCATCAGCCATGCAGTGCGATGATATACTTTACGCACTGGTTACTACACCACTGGTTAGATCCGAATCTTTTAATAAGGCGTTTGAGCTGTACCATACATTGCCGAAAGAGTATGATTCAATTACCACCGTAGCTGATGTGAAGGAGTTCCTTATATTGAACGGTAAACCCTTTAATTATGATGGAAAAAAAATACCTCGTTCTCAGGACTTGCCTGATATTATGAAGCTTACATTTTGTATTTCTATCTTGCCCAGGGATATAATGATTGAGAAAAAAAGTTGTTTAGGCAAAAGTCCGTATTTCTTCCGTTTGCCGCAGGAAGAATCCATTGATATTGACACGCCTTTTGATTTTAAAGTGGCCGAATTACTTTACGGCCATTTTTTCATTAATAATCAGTGAATAGATCGAATATGCTGAAGCAATTCGTTAACAGTTTGTTTGGTTTTTTCGGATTGAAACTTTCCCGGCTTAATCGTGCACGCAAGTATCTGCCTAAACCAACAATTGACAATGTGGAGATTGTAGCCTGCTTATTGGCACTTACTGATAAAGAGATCACCCTTGTTCAGGTAGGTGCTTGTGATGGTGTTACCAGCGATTCTGTTTATCCTTATTTAAAATCAGGGAGAATTCGTGGATACCTCATAGAACCGTCAACTGTGAATTTCGAAAAACTTGAGATATTTTATAAGGGCATAAAGAATGTAACATTGATAAAGGCGGCTGTAGCCGAAAGTAACGAAAACAGGTTACTTTATACCATTAAAGATGAAGGGCGATGGCAAAACAATGGATGGGCCCGTCAGTTAGCATCCTTTTATAAGGACCATCTCTTAAAACATGGTATTCATGAGAATGAAATTCAGGCTGAAAGTACCACTTGTCTCACATTGAAATCAGTTATCGAGATTTATGGAATTGACACTTTAGATATTTTGCTTATTGATACTGAAGGATATGATGGCGAGATTGTTAAAATGGCCCTGGAGAGTGGATTAAATCCGCCCTTCATTGCATTTGAAAATGCACAACTTGTGCAAAATTATTCGCAGGAACAATTAGACTCATTGTATAACATACTTGCATCATGCAAGTATGTTTGGACGCATGATCGCATTAATACTCTGGCCATCCGGAAAGATTTTTTAAAGGGGTAAATGTGAAAAGTTGTATAATGGATTTTATTATTAAACTTTTCCGTTTTGTTTATGGCCTTTTGCTTTTTTCTATTTTTAGGCGCACAATTAACCTGGAAAGGCTGTTACTTGGTAAGCGAGTTGCCATTATTGGAGCTGCAAACTCAGCCTTCCACACAGGTAAAGGTGAATACATTGATGGTTTTGATGTAGTAATCAGAGTGAATAAGGCTCCCTTATTGTTAAAACAAGGTGAATGGAAAGAGGATATCGGCACAAAAGCGGACATTTTGTTCCATAGCTTTTACGAAAATGAGAGAAGCGGTGGCGGGCCGTTAAACCTTGCGCTTTATGATTCACTAAATATCCGATACTTGATAAATCCAATTTCAGAATTCAGTGGTTATCGGGTGATCTTTAATTTTTATAAAAAGTATTTATTGACCAGAACTGTTTTCACATTGCCCAGGAAACTATTTAAGAAAATAAAATCTGATTTGGGTACATATAAGCCTACTATTGGGTTTTGCGCCCTTTACGCGGTACTTCATACCAATTTTTCCGAATTGTATATTACAGGCTTTACATTCTTTAGAACTGCTTTCGGAGAAGGATATAGAAATGAAATGAGAGAGCCTGGCCAGGTCAGAGAATTTATAAAATCAGCAGGTTTACATGATCCCGAACTTGAACTTGCGGTATTCAGCGCGCTTTTGCATAAAAATAGAAAAAAGCGAATTGTGCTTGATAGTAGTCTATCTGAAATCGTGAAATCAGCAGAATAATTTTGTGATTAAAACTTCAATTTTTATAGTTCCACGTCTAAGCACAGCATGGCAGGGTAACGAAGCCGGCTGGATTACTTCATCAGGTTGGGCAAGTGCCGGTGAACAGTTATGGGGAGAGGCTTTGGTTGCTACGGTAGATGGAATTTTTAATCCTGCTGAAGCAAGACTGTTTCCCAGGCCCGTTAGCTCCTCATTGAACAAGGAGAATTATTCATTAATCAGAAAGTCCATTCCTGAATTTCTCATTACTGCATACAAGGACTGGCGTCTTTATCAATCCAAAAAAGGAGCTTGGCCAATTGAGAACGGAACAGTTTTATACAATAAGAAGGTTGTTTTGGTTTGGGAGCGCCATGATTTATTCCATGGGCCTGGAAGAAGTTTAGCTGATAAATTTAAGGCTCCTTTAGTTGTATCGGTTGAGGCACCTGTGGTTTGGGAGGCTGAAAAATGGGGTGTTAACAGACCGGGCTGGGGTAAGTGGCTGGAAACCAAGTTTGAGGCAAAATCATTAAAGAATGCTGACTTGGTTTCCTGTGTTTCGGATGAGGTAAAGCAAAAAGTAATTCAACTTGGCGTTTCTTCTAATAAAGTTATTGTATCTCCCAATCGGGTAGATGGCAGTCTGTTTCATCCACAGGTGGATGGCAGTTTAATTGCTCAAAAGTTTAACCTCACAAACAAGCGTGTAATCGGGTGGACCGGAAGTTTCCGACCTTTTCATGGATTAGACACAGTAGTTAAGGCTTTTAAAATGGTTAATAACCGCTATAACGACACTGTGTTGATTCTTGTTGGTTCAGGGCAGGAGCATTCACGAGTTCAAAAATTGGTGTGTCGGCTGGGATTAGTTGACTCTGTAATCTTTACAGGTAGACAACCTTTTACGGTTATCCCTCAAATAGTAAGTAATTTTTATATCTCCATCGTTAGTGCGTCTTCTGCTGAAGGATTTCATTACTCCCCTTTAAAATTAAGAGAGTACCAGGCGGTAGGCAGTGCTGTTATTGCTCCGAAGGCTGGAAACCTTACCGAGTTATTTAGCGAGGGTCGTGATTTGCTTTTTTATAATGCCGGAGATGAGAATGACCTTGCTGAAAAGATTTTTTTGTTATTAGAGAACAAGACACTTCACAATTCGCTTGTTAAGAGAGGCACCCAGTTGATTGAAGAAGACGGTACTTGGTTGCATGAATTAAAAAGAGTAGCAAAATTACTCAACATTGAACAATGAGTCAGTTGAGGCAGAAAGCAACACAGTCTTTCCTTTGGGATATGCTCTCTATTTTTGCAAAACAGGGGGTTTCCTTCATAGTTTCTGTTTTTCTTGCCAGACTTCTGCTTCCGGCTGAGTTTGGGTTGGCAGCCATGGCGCTTGTGTTCATAACCATCTCCCAGGTTTTTGCTGATTTTGGCCTGGCTTCTGCGCTTGTTCAGAATAAGGAAAACACCTCTCTAACTTATTCTTCAGTGTTTTACTTTAATCTGATTATTGGTCTTCTTCTGTTTGTATTTTTTTGGTTGCTGGCACCCTTCATCGCTGCATTTTATGATGATGCCCGAATCACCATGCTGGTTAGGTACCTGTCGCTCGGATTTATAATTAATGGTTTTAACTTGGTGCAGCAAACCATTCTGCGTAGAAACCTGGAGTTTAAAAAAATTACTTTACGAGCATTTGTAGCTCAATTTATTAGTGGAAGTCTCGCAATAGTTCTTGCTTACCGGGGTTGGGGCGTGTATGCACTGGTGGTACAAAATTTAACGGGGGCGGCAATTGGTACAGCCCTGCTTTGGCAGGTTACCGAATGGAAACCAAAATTAGAGTTTTCATGGCCCGAAATAAAAAAGCTAAGTGGCTTCAGTAC encodes:
- a CDS encoding N-acetylneuraminate synthase family protein, coding for MTSRILENIFRQIESTDSAWSTDNVFIIGKGPSIDELEGFELPPGLVININDSEKIIQGHIGVFSANWVRHSLKEHGFKCCYYLAGKPLPVQVPHDLVLPIPLEIDSEELILYRFGMEEYYDEGFVLLNALKICRQLSSHFKKKLNIYLLGFDFSTAKGEVSKNLGVDYAKESEPDRELVVHSQEYDYLQLVKFFQDNPVLHLLHVGNKEYSKLTTSQFKEKFSSRIAIPAKAETEPKRVPENTVLIVAELTNNHLGDTQRLVEMVERAKEAGADLIKIQKRDVDTFYSAEKLSSYYWSPFGKTLGDYRKGVELDEEKLEILDKTCRSLKIDWFCSVLDFPSFEIIRKFNPKLIKIPSTISNHHEFHQQVARAYNGPIVISTGYTDQRYEDYVLETFAGNEKIYLLHCVSAYPTPLHDCNVSVVRHYAELAKKYPSLIPGYSSHDIGSFGSMLAVASGAKMIEKHVKLGDVNWVHFDKVALDLKTDTFKKFVKDIRSTELALGSPVKRVLPSEHHKYEVVNPKRV
- a CDS encoding acylneuraminate cytidylyltransferase family protein, producing MKRKIKALIPVRSGSLRVENKNIRPFCGSTLLEIRVRQLLSLSFLDGVVVSSNDSEMLRIARSMGAETHQRDPYFASNTVSMSEVYENMASAMQCDDILYALVTTPLVRSESFNKAFELYHTLPKEYDSITTVADVKEFLILNGKPFNYDGKKIPRSQDLPDIMKLTFCISILPRDIMIEKKSCLGKSPYFFRLPQEESIDIDTPFDFKVAELLYGHFFINNQ
- a CDS encoding FkbM family methyltransferase — encoded protein: MLKQFVNSLFGFFGLKLSRLNRARKYLPKPTIDNVEIVACLLALTDKEITLVQVGACDGVTSDSVYPYLKSGRIRGYLIEPSTVNFEKLEIFYKGIKNVTLIKAAVAESNENRLLYTIKDEGRWQNNGWARQLASFYKDHLLKHGIHENEIQAESTTCLTLKSVIEIYGIDTLDILLIDTEGYDGEIVKMALESGLNPPFIAFENAQLVQNYSQEQLDSLYNILASCKYVWTHDRINTLAIRKDFLKG
- a CDS encoding glycosyltransferase family 29 protein, with translation MDFIIKLFRFVYGLLLFSIFRRTINLERLLLGKRVAIIGAANSAFHTGKGEYIDGFDVVIRVNKAPLLLKQGEWKEDIGTKADILFHSFYENERSGGGPLNLALYDSLNIRYLINPISEFSGYRVIFNFYKKYLLTRTVFTLPRKLFKKIKSDLGTYKPTIGFCALYAVLHTNFSELYITGFTFFRTAFGEGYRNEMREPGQVREFIKSAGLHDPELELAVFSALLHKNRKKRIVLDSSLSEIVKSAE
- a CDS encoding glycosyltransferase family 4 protein: MIKTSIFIVPRLSTAWQGNEAGWITSSGWASAGEQLWGEALVATVDGIFNPAEARLFPRPVSSSLNKENYSLIRKSIPEFLITAYKDWRLYQSKKGAWPIENGTVLYNKKVVLVWERHDLFHGPGRSLADKFKAPLVVSVEAPVVWEAEKWGVNRPGWGKWLETKFEAKSLKNADLVSCVSDEVKQKVIQLGVSSNKVIVSPNRVDGSLFHPQVDGSLIAQKFNLTNKRVIGWTGSFRPFHGLDTVVKAFKMVNNRYNDTVLILVGSGQEHSRVQKLVCRLGLVDSVIFTGRQPFTVIPQIVSNFYISIVSASSAEGFHYSPLKLREYQAVGSAVIAPKAGNLTELFSEGRDLLFYNAGDENDLAEKIFLLLENKTLHNSLVKRGTQLIEEDGTWLHELKRVAKLLNIEQ